The proteins below come from a single Drosophila miranda strain MSH22 chromosome Y unlocalized genomic scaffold, D.miranda_PacBio2.1 Contig_Y1_pilon, whole genome shotgun sequence genomic window:
- the LOC117191362 gene encoding myosin heavy chain, non-muscle-like, whose protein sequence is MSEEVDRNDPELKYLSVERNQYNDPATQAEWTQKRLVWVPHENQGMHCCLHFSATWNAIIAFRQ, encoded by the exons ATGTCGGAAGAAGTAGATCGCAACGATCCCGAGCTGAAATACCTTTCGGTGGAACGGAACCAATACAATGATCCGGCCACACAGGCGGAATGGACACAGAAGCGCCTGGTCTGGGTGCCCCACGAGAATCAG GGTATGCATTGTTGCTTGCATTTTTCCGCAACATGGAACGCGATTATTGCTTTCCGCCAATGA
- the LOC117191617 gene encoding cyclin-dependent kinase 4-like has translation NDPIWQHLSRELLTGVDFLHSHRIIHRDLEPQNLLVSAQGHLKIADFGLAKTYNSEMKLTSVVVTLWYRAPEVLLIQPYNSSVDLWSAACIIFEMFNRKALFPGTSEKNQLDRIFELTGRPTDQQWPKTISVAREHFPHRLPKRPRDFCPNLCEFSDDLLNQMLSYDINMRPSALDCLEHDYFTQEPL, from the exons AACGATCCCATCTGGCAGCATCTGTCGCGGGAGCTCCTGACCGGCGTGGACTTTCTGCACTCGCATCGCATCATCCACCGCGATCTGGAACCGCAGAATCTGCTAGTTTCCGCTCAGGGCCATCTGAAGATTGCCGATTTTGGTCTGGCCAAAACATACAACTCCGAAATGAAGCTGACATCAGTGGTTGTTACGCTGTGGTATCGCGCTCCCGAGGTACTTCTTATCCAGCCCTACAACAGTTCCGTGGATCTCTGGAGTGCCGCCTGCATAATCTTTGAGATGTTCAACCGGAAGGCTCTGTTCCCGGGCACATCAGAGAAGAACCAGCTGGATCGTATATTCGA GCTGACGGGCCGACCCACAGATCAGCAATGGCCCAAAACCATCTCTGTGGCACGGGAGCATTTCCCTCACCGCCTTCCCAAGCGGCCACGTGACTTTTGCCCCAACCTGTGCGAGTTCTCCGATGACCTGTTGAAT CAAATGCTGTCGTACGACATAAACATGCGCCCCTCGGCCCTGGATTGCCTAGAGCACGATTACTTCACGCAGGAGCCGCTTTAA